The following proteins are encoded in a genomic region of Necator americanus strain Aroian chromosome II, whole genome shotgun sequence:
- a CDS encoding hypothetical protein (NECATOR_CHRII.G8745.T1): MAFIFFVVYGISVGMMLHVKKTNFVQWKRHRGTLQFSQSYQVRENVASATYLYNSFFVLSIQTIIGWICIVIYLVFRKIYLVPILEKIFGFVFDVMVALLTTTIPLTIIKYNEKLRAKFLKICSKICNSKEQLEGTNARHFVDLEGTRIKVETRDETAVYFNQFTQAWS; the protein is encoded by the exons ATGGCATTTATATTCTTCGTTGTGTACGGGATTTCCGTAGGG ATGATGCTTCACGTGAAAAAGACAAATTTTGTTCAATGGAAAAGACATCGGGGCACCTTGCAGTTTTCACAAAGTTATCAG GTTCGCGAAAATGTCGCTTCTGCTACATATCTCTATAACAGCTTTTTCGTGCTTTCAATTCAAACTATTATCGGATGGATCTGCATAGTAATATATCTCGTTTTCAG GAAGATTTATTTGGTTCCCATACTCGAAAAGATTTTCGGTTTTGTTTTCGATGTGATGGTAGCTCTACTTACAACAACAATTCCGCTGACTATCATCAAATATAATGAGAAGCTAAGAGCAAAGTTTCTTAAAATATGTAGCAAAA tatGCAATTCTAAGGAACAACTGGAAGGAACGAACGCGCGACATTTTGTTGATCTTGAGGGAACGAGAATTAAGGTTGAG ACACGAGATGAAACTGCTGTATATTTCAATCAGTTCACACAAGCCTGGTCCTAA
- a CDS encoding hypothetical protein (NECATOR_CHRII.G8745.T2), with translation MVALLTTTIPLTIIKYNEKLRAKFLKICSKICNSKEQLEGTNARHFVDLEGTRIKVETRDETAVYFNQFTQAWS, from the exons ATGGTAGCTCTACTTACAACAACAATTCCGCTGACTATCATCAAATATAATGAGAAGCTAAGAGCAAAGTTTCTTAAAATATGTAGCAAAA tatGCAATTCTAAGGAACAACTGGAAGGAACGAACGCGCGACATTTTGTTGATCTTGAGGGAACGAGAATTAAGGTTGAG ACACGAGATGAAACTGCTGTATATTTCAATCAGTTCACACAAGCCTGGTCCTAA
- a CDS encoding hypothetical protein (NECATOR_CHRII.G8746.T1) yields MSMILQTVVFAWILFAAQIVCGQKIDTAQCGNTTGCLWAPEGCEKKGNCKITFTYKVNGTDLQMEISGTPEEEDAYIAVAFSKDNKMGSDMVVFCARFRGMVSGDLATILHDNKIFIMPDDIRRKEQVVDAATNSNGVLYCKIRERQKTEVHGLFNLDHSYYILLASGPFNKTHLLYHKEFRYIMPEVSLSQYGGPCNDQNTTTTSTYTYATTKKPKDGSATNRTRRTGSPRKTTSNNKPTDGNVTDKTKNKTNEENQKAGSTAKITSSNKPKDRNVTEETEKKTAIGKQMTGVMLTVILTFTAR; encoded by the exons ATGTCGATGATTCTGCAAACGGTTGTTTTCGCATGGATATTG TTTGCTGCTCAAATAGTGTGCGGTCAAAAAATCGACACAGCACAATGCGGTAACACGACCGGATGCTTATGGGCACCGGAaggatgtgaaaaaaaaggaaattgcaAGATCACCTTCACTTATAAG GTGAATGGAACGGATCTTCAAATGGAAATATCGGGAACACCTGAAGAGGAAGATGCATACATAGCTGTTGCATTTTCGAAGGATAACAAAATG GGCAGCGATATGGTCGTGTTTTGTGCCAGATTCCGAGGAATGGTCTCAGGAGACTTGGCAACTATCCTACatgataataaaattttcattatg CCCGATGATATAAGACGCAAAGAGCAAGTCGTCGATGCGGCTACCAACTCGAATGGTGTGCTTTACTGTAAGATACG TGAACGTCAAAAGACAGAAGTACATGGCCTCTTTAATCTCGATCATtcttattacatattattggCAAGCGGACCATTTAATAAGACGC ATCTGCTCTATCACAAAGAATTCAGATACATTATGCCAGAAGTTTCGCTATCACAATACG GAGGTCCTTGTAATGATCAAAATACAACTACAACTAGCACATACACATATGCCACCACCAAGAAACCAAAAGATGGAAGCGCCACTAACAGGACAAGGAGAACAG GTTCACCTCGCAAAACTACTTCCAATAACAAACCGACAGATGGAAACGTTACTGACAAgacaaagaacaaaacaaatgaagaaaatcagaaagcaG GTTCAACCGCCAAAATTACTTCCAGTAATAAACCAAAAGATAGAAATGTTACGGAGgaaacagagaagaaaactgcaaTAGGAAAACAAATGACAG GCGTAATGTTGACAGTTATCCTAACGTTCACTGCACGTTAA
- a CDS encoding hypothetical protein (NECATOR_CHRII.G8747.T1), with product MRPGIILLLTGPLLAVVNAQFDVSTCGTMKGCLFAPPGCRPGADCTIEFSYQVNGPFLDMELAGTTNAPNTYIAVGFSKDDRMGNDMVVYCSNTNGFISGGLARNDEGRTNTIINGAGIQEVVQATSNGGSMYCAINQRLDPNQSDLFNLNGTYYVLLASGPMQGNRLSYHNSNRYVMPRTMMSAYVRGVGLVGGLQMDEGERTTYEKLMMAHGIMMVLSWSIFLSTGILFARHMKGHFPNSTLCGLKLWFHFHRTLNMIGIAGTIAAFVVVFVAKDWRWVGPKAYQSAELNNRWGSVHAMLGLIACVVAWAQPLNAVFRCHPDQRGRFLFNFIHGFFGAGSWLCAAAATMIAVVHFQTMFSDRDAALGLYIAFIAVAGLTIILMEALTFRTWMASRHRVNGEMEMVRVGGSSGIISSEVIEKAQRLQLILLFFFVIVAIGTAVAISVLIGLKPKSL from the exons ATGCGTCCTGGAATAATTTTACTACTCACCGGCCCGCTATTAGCG GTGGTCAACGCTCAGTTTGACGTTTCTACATGTGGAACCATGAAAGGCTGTTTATTTGCACCTCCTGGTTGTCGGCCTGGTGCTGACTGTACTATTGAATTCAGCTATCAG GTTAATGGCCCATTCCTAGACATGGAGCTTGCGGGTACAACTAATGCTCCAAATACATATATTGCCGTTGGTTTTTCGAAAGATGACAGAATG GGCAATGACATGGTAGTGTACTGTTCAAACACCAATGGTTTCATATCAGGTGGATTGGCGCGAAATGACGAAGGTCGTACTAATACCATAATC aacGGTGCTGGTATACAGGAAGTTGTACAAGCTACATCAAACGGAGGATCTATGTATTGTGCAATCAA TCAACGTTTGGATCCAAATCAGAGTGATTTGTTTAACCTTAATGGGACATACTATGTATTGTTGGCTAGCGGACCTATGCAGGGGAATA GATTGAGTTATCACAACTCAAATCGATATGTAATGCCACGTACAATGATGTCGGCTTATGTGAGAGGTGTAGGATTGGTGGGAG GTCTACAAATGGATGAAGGTGAAAGAACCACATACGAGAAACTGATGATGGCACATG GTATTATGATGGTTCTGTCATGGTCAATCTTTTTGTCCACAGGGATTCTCTTTGCACGTCACATGAAAGGGCATTTCCCGAACAGTACTCTTTGTGGTCTTAAACTCTGGTTCCAC TTTCACCGCACCTTGAACATGATTGGAATTGCCGGAACTATCGCTGCATTTGTAGTGGTATTTGTAGCAAAAGATTGGCGATGGGTTGGTCCGAaagcgtatcaatccgctgaACTT AACAATAGATGGGGTTCGGTTCATGCCATGCTTGGCTTGATAGCTTGCGTTGTCGCATGGGCGCAGCCGCTGAATGCCGTATTCAG GTGCCACCCAGATCAAAGAGGacgatttcttttcaatttcattcatgGTTTCTTCGGGGCAGGATCATGGCTTTGTGCAG cgGCAGCTACAATGATCGCTGTGGTGCATTTCCAAACAATGTTCAGTGATCGTGATGCGGCTCTTGGCCTCTACATCGCTTTCATCGCTGTAGCTGGTCTCACAATAATATTAATGGAAGCGTTAACATTCAGAA CCTGGATGGCTAGCCGACATAGGGTCAACGGCGAAATGGAGATGGTTCGCGTCGGCGGATCAAGTGGTATTATTTCATCGGAGGTCATTGAAAAg gCACAACGCCTTCAGCtaattctccttttcttcttcgtaatTGTCGCAATCGGTACGGCCGTAGCTATTTCGGTTCTCATTGGACTGAAACCGAAATCGTTATAA